From one Streptomyces chromofuscus genomic stretch:
- a CDS encoding GTP-binding protein, which yields MAFASSEPRGATTSAKIVVAGGFGVGKTTFVGAVSEINPLRTEAVMTSASAGIDDLTHTGDKTTTTVAMDFGRITLDQDLILYLFGTPGQDRFWFMWDDLVRGAIGAVVLVDTRRLADCFPAVDYFENSGLPFVVALNGFDGHQPYAPEEVREALQIGPDTPIITTDARHRADAKSALITLVEHALMARLK from the coding sequence GTGGCCTTCGCAAGCTCTGAACCGAGAGGTGCCACCACCTCTGCCAAGATCGTGGTGGCCGGCGGCTTCGGCGTGGGAAAGACCACGTTCGTCGGCGCCGTCTCGGAGATCAACCCGCTGCGTACCGAGGCGGTCATGACGTCCGCGAGCGCGGGCATCGACGACCTCACGCACACCGGGGACAAGACCACCACCACGGTGGCGATGGACTTCGGCCGCATCACGCTCGACCAGGACCTGATCCTGTACCTGTTCGGCACGCCGGGCCAGGATCGCTTCTGGTTCATGTGGGACGACCTGGTGCGCGGCGCCATCGGCGCGGTGGTGCTCGTGGACACCCGCCGACTGGCGGACTGCTTCCCGGCCGTGGACTACTTCGAGAACAGCGGCCTGCCGTTCGTCGTGGCCCTCAACGGCTTCGACGGACACCAGCCGTACGCGCCGGAGGAGGTCCGCGAGGCGCTGCAGATCGGCCCGGACACCCCGATCATCACGACCGACGCCCGCCACCGTGCCGACGCGAAGTCCGCGCTGATCACGCTGGTGGAGCACGCACTGATGGCACGGCTGAAGTAA
- a CDS encoding DUF742 domain-containing protein has translation MTPPTASHDPYADPYGDEGDQPLVRPYAMTGGRTRPRYQLALEALISTTADPAALMGLLPEHQRICHLCREVKSVAEVSALLAMPLGVARILVADLAEAGLVAVHQPGGDEANGGAPDVTLLERVLSGLRKL, from the coding sequence ATGACCCCGCCCACCGCCTCTCATGATCCGTACGCTGATCCGTACGGGGACGAGGGCGACCAGCCGCTGGTCCGTCCGTATGCGATGACCGGCGGCCGGACCCGGCCGCGCTATCAGCTCGCCCTGGAGGCGCTGATCAGCACCACGGCCGACCCGGCTGCGCTCATGGGACTGCTCCCGGAGCACCAGCGCATCTGCCACCTGTGCCGTGAGGTGAAGTCGGTCGCCGAGGTCTCGGCGCTGCTCGCCATGCCGCTCGGTGTGGCCCGGATCCTCGTCGCGGACCTCGCCGAGGCCGGACTCGTCGCCGTCCACCAGCCGGGCGGCGACGAGGCCAACGGCGGTGCGCCCGACGTGACACTGCTCGAAAGGGTGCTCAGTGGCCTTCGCAAGCTCTGA
- a CDS encoding roadblock/LC7 domain-containing protein yields MSQAAQNLNWLITNFVDNTPGVSHTVVVSADGLLLAMSEGFPRDRADQLAAVASGLTSLTAGASRIFEGGTVAQTVVEMERGFLFLMSISDGSSLAVLAHPECDIGLVGYEMALLVDRAGAVLTPDLRAELQGSLLH; encoded by the coding sequence ATGAGCCAGGCGGCACAAAATCTCAACTGGTTGATCACCAACTTCGTGGACAACACCCCCGGGGTGTCCCACACCGTCGTCGTGTCCGCCGACGGTCTCCTCCTGGCGATGTCGGAGGGCTTTCCGCGCGACCGCGCCGATCAGCTCGCGGCGGTCGCGTCGGGACTCACCTCGCTGACGGCCGGTGCGTCCCGGATCTTCGAGGGCGGCACCGTGGCGCAGACCGTCGTGGAGATGGAGCGGGGATTCCTCTTCCTCATGTCCATCTCGGACGGCTCGTCACTCGCCGTTCTCGCGCACCCCGAGTGCGACATCGGTCTCGTCGGCTACGAGATGGCGCTGCTGGTCGACCGGGCGGGAGCGGTGCTCACGCCGGACCTTCGCGCCGAACTGCAAGGAAGTCTGCTCCACTAA